A stretch of the Panicum virgatum strain AP13 chromosome 9N, P.virgatum_v5, whole genome shotgun sequence genome encodes the following:
- the LOC120692001 gene encoding RHOMBOID-like protein 2: protein MATRGDVEKGGVKKEAGKVPSPLYPQHEGEREWVPWIVPVFFVANITVFVVTMYVNNCPAHTTARDGKCIGRFLGRFAFQPLRQNPLLGPSSATLTKLGALVWQKVVHEHQGWRLLSSMWLHAGVVHLVANMMSLLFIGMRLEQQFGYVRIGAVYLLSGVGGSVLSSLFIRNHISVGASGALFGLLGAMLSELLTNWTIYSNKVAAVLTLLFVVAVNLVLGILPHVNNFAHIGGFLTGFLLGFVVLMRPHFGWMERYGMPAGSACTSRKYLLYQWILMAIALLLLVIGFAVGMAMLFRGSNANDSCSWCHYLSCVPTARWTCTN, encoded by the exons ATGGCGACGCGCGGGgacgtggagaagggcggcgtGAAGAAGGAGGCCGGCAAGGTGCCGTCGCCGCTGTACCCGCAGCACGAGGGGGAGCGGGAGTGGGTGCCGTGGATCGTGCCCGTCTTCTTCGTCGCCAACATCACCGTCTTCGTCGTCACCATGTACGTCAACAACTGCCCCGCCCACACCACCGCCAGAGACGGCAAGTGCATCGGACGCTTCCTCGGCCGATTCGCCTTCCAGCCGCTGCGCCAGAACCCGCTCCTCGGACCATCCTCCGCCAC GCTCACCAAGCTTGGGGCCCTTGTGTGGCAGAAGGTGGTGCACGAGCACCAGGGCTGGCGCCTCCTTTCCAGCATGTGGCTGCACGCCGGCGTTGTGCACCTGGTGGCCAACATGATGAGCCTCCTCTTCATCGGCATGCGCCTGGAGCAGCAGTTCGGATACGTGAGGATTGGTGCCGTGTACCTCCTCTccggcgtcggcggcagcgTCCTGTCGTCCCTCTTCATCCGCAACCACATCTCCGTGGGCGCCTCCGGCGCCCTGTTCGGGCTCCTGGGCGCCATGCTCTCGGAGCTCCTGACCAACTGGACCATCTACAGCAACAAGGTGGCCGCCGTGCTGACGCTGCTGTTCGTGGTGGCCGTGAACCTGGTGCTGGGCATCCTCCCGCACGTCAACAACTTCGCCCACATCGGCGGCTTCCTCACGGGCTTCCTGCTGGGGTTCGTGGTGCTCATGCGCCCGCACTTCGGCTGGATGGAGCGCTACGGCATGCCCGCCGGCAGCGCCTGCACCTCCAGGAAGTACCTGCTCTACCAGTGGATCCTCATGGccatcgccctcctcctcctcgtcatcgG ATTCGCGGTGGGCATGGCGATGCTCTTCCGTGGCTCCAACGCCAACGACAGCTGCTCCTGGTGCCACTACCTCAGCTGCGTGCCCACCGCCAGATGGACATGCACCAACTGA
- the LOC120692000 gene encoding COP9 signalosome complex subunit 1-like, whose product MEVEGEVPATAAAAIANGLWGGEEASPAPFSAEQLDVEAYAAQYSGRTRLARLIFVADRCGVETMKLEALRMAYDEIKRGEDVQLHRDVALKINVRLGPRYGLDQAWVDTVSRRAEQRKEKLENELNGYRTNLIKESIRMGYNDIGDFFYAHGQLSDAFKSYIRTRDYCTTSKHIVQMCMNVILVSIELGQFAHVSNYVSKAEQTPDSLDPIIVAKLRAAAGLANLETKKYKLAARKFVETGIELGNNYSEVIAPQDVAVYGALCALASFDRSDLKSKVIDNINFRNFLELVPEVRELVNDFYASRYGSCLGHLEKLKPNLLLDIHLHGHVETLYTDIRHKAIIQYTLPFISVDLNTMATAFKTSVSMLEKELAALITENKIQARIDSHNKILYARHADQRNTTFQRVLQTGNEFERDVKSMLLRANLLKHEYNQRTGSRKM is encoded by the exons ATGGAAGTCGAGGGCGAGGTccccgccacggcggcggcggcgatcgcaAACGGCCTGTGGGGCGGGGAGGAGGCCTCCCCGGCGCCCTTCTCCGCGGAGCAACTGGACGTGGAGGCCTACGCCGCGCAGTACTCGGGGCGGACCCGCCTCGCGCGCCTCATCTTCGTCGCGGACCGGTGCGGGGTGGAGACGATGAAGCTTGAGGCGCTGCGGATGGCGTACGACGAGATCAAGAGGGGAGAAGACGTGCAGCTCCACCGCGACGTCGCCCTCAAAATCAACGTCCGCCTCGGCCCCCGGTACGGGCTCGACCAGGCCTGGGTGGATACCGTCAGCCGCCGTGCCGAGCAGCGCAAGGAGAAGCTCGAGAACGAGCTCAACGGCTACAGA ACTAACCTGATCAAAGAGAGCATCAGAATGGGTTATAATGACATTGGTGATTTCTTCTATGCTCATGGCCAACTTTCAGATGCCTTCAAAAGCTACATCAGGACACGAGACTACTGTACCACTTCCAAGCATATAGTTcagatgtgcatgaatgtgatTCTGGTTAGCATTGAGCTGGGGCAGTTTGCACATGTTTCAAACTATGTCAGTAAAGCAGAGCAAACCCCAGACTCTTTGGATCCTATCATTGTTGCAAAGTTGCGTGCAGCTGCAGGATTAGCCAATTTGGAAACAAAGAAATACAAGCTTGCTGCTCGTAAG TTTGTTGAGACAGGAATTGAACTAGGAAACAACTACTCTGAAGTCATTGCTCCGCAAGATGTGGCTGTCTATGGTGCCCTTTGTGCACTTGCTTCTTTTGATCGTTCTGACCTGAAG AGCAAAGTCATTGACAATATTAACTTCCGTAACTTTCTGGAGCTGGTGCCTGAAGTAAGGGAGCTGGTTAATGATTTTTATGCAAG TCGCTATGGATCATGCTTGGGGCATCTTGAGAAGCTTAAGCCGAACCTGCTACTGGATATTCATCTGCATGGGCATGTAGAGACTCTGTACACAGATATTCGCCACAAAGCAATCATACAGTACACACTCCCATTTATATCTGTTGATCTCAACACAATGGCAACTGCCTTCAAGACTTCTGTGTCCATGTTGGAGAAGGAGCTGGCTGCTCTGATCACCGAGAACAAAATACAG GCCCGGATAGACTCCCACAACAAGATTCTTTACGCAAGGCATGCTGACCAGAGAAACACAACTTTCCAACGTGTTCTCCAGACTGGCAACGAGTTCGAGAGAGATGTCAAGTCTATGCTTCTGCGAGCCAACCTCCTCAAGCACGAGTACAACCAGAGGACCGGATCAAGGAAGATGTGA